One window from the genome of Nicotiana tomentosiformis chromosome 5, ASM39032v3, whole genome shotgun sequence encodes:
- the LOC138891640 gene encoding 5-epi-aristolochene synthase translates to MASAAVANYEEEIVRPVADFSPSLWGDQFLSFSIDNQVAEKYIYAQEIEALKEQTRSMLLATGRKLADTLNLIDIIERLGISYHFEKEIDEILDQIYNQNSNCNDLCTSALQFRLLRQHGFNISPEIFSKFQDENGKFKESLASDVLGLLNLYEASHVRTHADDILEDALAFSTIHLESAAPHLKSPLREQVTHALEQCLHKGVPRVETRFFISSIYDKEQSKNNVLLRFAKLDFNLLQMLHKQELAQVSRWWKDLDFVTTLPYARDRVVECYFWALGVYFEPQYSQARVMLVKTISMISIVDDTFDAYGTVKELEAYTDAIQRWDINEIDRLPDYMKISYKAILDLYKDYEKELSSAGRSHIVCHAIERMKEVVRNYNVESTWFIEGYMPPVSEYLSNALATTTYYYLATTSYLGMKSATEQDFEWLSKNPKILEASVIICRVIDDTATYEVEKSRGQIATGIECCMRDYGISTKEAMAKFQNMAETAWKDINEGLLRPTPVSTEFLTPILNLARIVEVTYIHNLDGYTHPEKVLKPHIINLLVDSIKI, encoded by the exons ATGGCCTCAGCAGCAGTTGCAAACTATGAAGAAGAGATTGTTCGCCCCGTCGCCGACTTCTCCCCTAGTCTCTGGGGTGATCAGTTCCTTTCATTCTCCATTGATAATCAG GTTGCGGAAAAGTATATATATGCTCAAGAGATTGAAGCATTGAAGGAACAAACGAGGAGTATGCTGTTAGCAACCGGAAGGAAATTGGCCGATACATTGAATTTGATTGACATTATTGAACGCCTTGGTATATCCTACCACTTTGAGAAAGAAATTGATGAGATTTTGGATCAGATTTACAACCAAAACTCAAACTGCAATGATTTGTGCACCTCTGCACTTCAATTTCGATTGCTCAGGCAACACGGTTTCAACATCTCTCCTG AAATTTTCAGCAAATTCCAAGATGAAAATGGCAAATTCAAGGAGTCTCTTGCTAGTGATGTCTTAGGATTATTAAACTTGTATGAAGCTTCACATGTAAGGACTCATGCTGACGATATCTTAGAAGACGCACTTGCTTTCTCCACTATCCATCTTGAATCTGCAGCTCCACATTTGAAATCTCCACTTAGGGAGCAAGTGACACATGCCCTTGAGCAATGTTTGCACAAGGGTGTTCCTAGAGTCGAGACCCGATTCTTCATCTCATCAATCTATGACAAGGAACAATCGAAGAATAATGTGTTACTTCGATTTGCCAAATTGGATTTCAACTTGCTCCAGATGTTGCACAAACAAGAACTTGCTCAAGTATCAAG GTGGTGGAAAGATTTGGATTTTGTAACAACACTTCCATATGCTAGAGATCGAGTAGTTGAATGCTACTTTTGGGCATTAGGAGTTTATTTTGAGCCTCAATACTCTCAAGCTCGCGTCATGCTCGTTAAGACCATATCAATGATTTCGATTGTCGATGACACCTTTGATGCTTACGGTACAGTTAAAGAACTTGAGGCATACACAGATGCCATACAAAG ATGGGATATCAACGAAATTGATCGGCTTCCTGATTACATGAAAATCAGTTATAAAGCTATTCTAGATCTCTACAAGGATTATGAAAAGGAATTGTCTAGTGCCGGAAGATCTCATATTGTCTGCCATGCAATAGAAAGA ATGAAAGAAGTAGTAAGAAATTATAATGTCGAGTCAACATGGTTTATTGAAGGATATATGCCACCTGTTTCTGAATACCTAAGCAATGCACTAGCAACTACCACATATTACTACCTCGCGACAACATCGTATTTGGGCATGAAGTCTGCCACGGAGCAAGATTTTGAGTGGTTGTCAAAGAATCCAAAAATTCTTGAAGCTAGTGTAATTATATGTCGAGTTATCGATGACACAGCCACGTACGAG GTTGAGAAAAGCAGGGGACAAATTGCAACTGGAATTGAGTGCTGCATGAGAGATTATGGTATATCAACAAAAGAGGCAATGGCTAAATTTCAAAATATGGCTGAGACAGCATGGAAAGATATTAATGAAGGACTTCTTAGGCCCACTCCCGTCTCTACAGAATTTTTAACTCCTATTCTCAATCTTGCTCGTATTGTTGAGGTTACATATATACACAATCTAGATGGATACACTCATCCGGAGAAAGTCTTAAAACCTCACATTATTAACCTACTTGTGGACTCCATCAAAATTTGA